A window of Candidatus Nomurabacteria bacterium contains these coding sequences:
- a CDS encoding RluA family pseudouridine synthase, with amino-acid sequence MKIAMIYEDKNILIVNKPAGLEVYDLETELKKKYRKIQLAHRLDKDTSGLIILAKNEKTYEWIKEQFKERRVKKTYRAIASGVLKPESGRPTGTVSAPIGRHPRDARKRVAGGQATGEKREAITHYQILENFKNHTYLEVRPQTGRTHQIRVHLQHLGYPILGDKLYAPARKGDTPTKRQMLHAHKLRFVLPDGGEKEFTAPLPGDFKKALAELG; translated from the coding sequence GTGAAAATAGCAATGATTTACGAGGATAAAAACATTTTGATTGTAAACAAACCGGCTGGTTTGGAGGTATATGACCTGGAGACAGAGTTGAAGAAAAAATATCGCAAAATTCAACTTGCACACCGACTGGACAAAGATACAAGTGGGCTAATCATTCTGGCGAAAAATGAGAAAACCTATGAATGGATCAAAGAACAGTTTAAGGAACGAAGAGTGAAAAAAACTTACCGCGCCATCGCAAGCGGTGTACTTAAACCAGAGTCCGGGAGGCCAACAGGCACGGTAAGCGCACCTATCGGTCGTCACCCTCGCGACGCCAGGAAGAGAGTCGCGGGCGGTCAAGCTACGGGCGAGAAGCGCGAAGCCATCACCCATTACCAGATTCTGGAAAATTTTAAAAACCACACTTACCTCGAGGTGCGGCCCCAGACTGGGCGAACGCACCAGATTCGCGTTCATCTGCAGCATCTTGGTTATCCGATTCTTGGTGACAAGCTCTACGCCCCCGCTCGAAAGGGTGATACCCCCACCAAACGCCAAATGCTTCACGCCCATAAATTAAGATTCGTTTTACCAGACGGTGGAGAAAAAGAATTTACCGCTCCTCTCCCCGGCGACTTCAAGAAAGCGCTTGCCGAATTGGGGTGA
- a CDS encoding uracil-DNA glycosylase, with amino-acid sequence MTKTESLKQIRDEILTLKDSPLYTFRISNKNLPVIGEGSHEAQIMFVGEAPGRNEAATGKPFCGASGKLLDELLASVNIPRASVYVTNIVKDRPPENRDPTPGEIEVYGPFLDRQIEIIRPKIIATLGRFSMQYIMTRFGLGDVLRSIGQMHGQLFETEITYGKVRILPLYHPAAAIYNRSLLDTLKEDFSKLKVL; translated from the coding sequence ATGACGAAAACGGAAAGTCTTAAACAAATCCGTGACGAGATTCTAACTTTAAAAGATTCGCCACTGTATACCTTTCGAATTTCTAATAAAAATTTACCAGTGATTGGCGAGGGTAGTCACGAAGCACAGATTATGTTTGTAGGTGAAGCTCCAGGGCGTAACGAAGCGGCAACGGGGAAACCTTTCTGCGGTGCGTCAGGTAAATTACTCGATGAACTTCTGGCCAGTGTAAATATTCCGAGAGCCTCAGTTTATGTTACGAATATTGTGAAAGATCGTCCACCGGAAAATCGGGACCCAACTCCGGGGGAGATAGAAGTTTACGGGCCTTTTTTGGACAGACAAATTGAAATCATTCGACCCAAAATAATCGCTACGCTGGGACGTTTCTCAATGCAATATATTATGACCAGGTTTGGCCTTGGGGACGTTTTACGCAGTATTGGTCAGATGCACGGCCAGCTTTTTGAGACAGAAATTACTTATGGTAAAGTGAGAATTCTACCGCTCTATCATCCGGCCGCCGCCATTTACAATCGATCATTATTGGATACTTTGAAGGAGGACTTTAGCAAACTGAAAGTCCTATAA
- a CDS encoding UDP-N-acetylmuramoyl-L-alanyl-D-glutamate--2,6-diaminopimelate ligase: MFEKLKKIYHYSLALAGALIYQFPSRKIKVIAVTGTKGKTSTVEIINAILEEAGYQTVISSTLRFKVGEESVNNRRKMTMPGRLFLQKILRRGVNAGCDYAVVEMTSEGAKQFRHKFIELDALVFTNIAPEHIESHGSYENYLKAKLAIAHQLSRSKKSPRFIVVNGDDKEHTKFLQAAGKDAQKVVYKLSDNETLKLHTRLPGEFNLYNVLAAARLAETQGVGPEIIQETLNNFAGIRGRMEPVGRQEFDVIVDYAHTPDSLRAAYKALNNKRKICVLGGTGGGRDHWKRPLMGQIASENCDRIFLTDEDPYDENPEEIVKQVASGIKSNNYKVIMDRREAIREAVRIAQPGDVIIITGKGTDPYIMGANGKKTPWDDATVAHEELEKLRDARTTRS; the protein is encoded by the coding sequence ATGTTCGAAAAATTAAAAAAAATTTACCACTACAGTCTCGCGCTCGCCGGAGCGCTTATTTATCAATTTCCATCACGGAAAATTAAGGTGATCGCCGTAACCGGAACAAAAGGAAAAACTAGTACAGTAGAAATTATCAACGCCATCCTAGAAGAAGCCGGCTATCAGACGGTAATTTCTTCCACCTTACGTTTTAAGGTTGGTGAAGAATCCGTAAATAATCGACGGAAGATGACGATGCCCGGACGTTTATTCTTACAGAAGATACTGCGTCGCGGTGTGAACGCTGGTTGTGACTATGCAGTTGTTGAGATGACAAGCGAGGGGGCCAAGCAATTTCGACATAAGTTTATCGAGCTAGATGCCCTTGTGTTCACAAACATCGCCCCAGAGCACATCGAGTCTCACGGTTCTTATGAAAACTACCTAAAGGCTAAGTTGGCAATAGCCCACCAACTATCTCGATCAAAAAAATCCCCCCGATTTATCGTCGTCAACGGGGACGACAAAGAACATACGAAATTCCTCCAAGCCGCAGGTAAAGATGCCCAGAAAGTTGTGTATAAACTAAGTGACAACGAAACGCTAAAGCTGCACACCAGACTGCCCGGAGAATTCAACCTTTATAATGTTCTAGCTGCCGCCCGCTTGGCAGAGACACAGGGTGTGGGACCAGAAATCATCCAAGAGACTCTAAATAATTTCGCTGGGATTCGTGGTCGAATGGAACCGGTCGGGCGACAGGAATTTGATGTCATTGTTGATTATGCCCACACGCCGGATTCACTTCGTGCGGCCTACAAGGCACTGAACAACAAAAGAAAAATCTGCGTCCTCGGTGGCACTGGTGGTGGCCGCGACCATTGGAAGCGGCCACTGATGGGCCAGATCGCTAGCGAAAATTGTGACCGAATCTTTCTGACCGATGAGGATCCCTACGACGAAAACCCAGAGGAAATCGTGAAACAGGTTGCCTCGGGCATCAAGTCAAATAATTACAAAGTAATAATGGACCGTCGTGAAGCAATTCGTGAAGCGGTGAGAATTGCCCAACCAGGTGACGTGATAATTATCACTGGTAAAGGCACCGACCCCTACATTATGGGCGCAAATGGTAAAAAAACACCGTGGGATGACGCCACGGTCGCCCACGAAGAACTTGAAAAATTAAGAGATGCCCGAACTACCAGAAGTTGA
- a CDS encoding 30S ribosomal protein S20, producing the protein MAIIKSAKKAIRSSARKRVFNLRRQKTMRDAVKIFIKAPSDKLLPAAYQAIDKAMKRGIIKKSNAARKKARLARLLRVAK; encoded by the coding sequence ATGGCAATCATCAAGTCAGCCAAGAAGGCAATTCGTAGTTCGGCGCGCAAGCGCGTGTTCAATCTCCGTCGCCAGAAGACGATGCGTGATGCGGTGAAGATTTTTATCAAAGCTCCGTCGGATAAGCTCCTTCCTGCCGCATACCAAGCAATTGATAAGGCAATGAAGCGGGGGATAATTAAGAAGAGCAACGCCGCGAGAAAGAAAGCAAGATTGGCGAGGTTGTTGAGGGTTGCCAAGTAA
- the xth gene encoding exodeoxyribonuclease III → MKTFISWNVNGVRAAERKGFLSWLEGCGAQIVAIQETKVSDHSVLSSALLEPDNYVSFWHGASEKKGYSGVACFVKKNFLPKKIKTDFGKSSLLSKEGRVIELEYDDFVFLNIYFPNGGASDERLDFKLRFYGEFLNYIKKLKKPVIFCGDVNTAHGEIDLARPKENVNNSGFMLIEREWLDKLSTAGFTDTFRHFYPKKLEQYTWWDQKTRARDRNVGWRIDYFYASKDLENKLGGAFILSDVLGSDHCPVGLEIDL, encoded by the coding sequence ATGAAAACTTTTATTTCTTGGAATGTGAATGGTGTTCGGGCCGCGGAGCGGAAGGGATTTTTATCATGGTTGGAGGGGTGTGGTGCACAGATTGTGGCAATTCAAGAAACGAAAGTCAGCGATCATTCCGTGCTAAGCTCAGCCCTTCTTGAGCCGGATAATTATGTAAGCTTCTGGCATGGGGCGAGCGAGAAGAAAGGTTATAGTGGGGTGGCCTGTTTTGTGAAGAAGAATTTCTTGCCGAAAAAAATCAAAACGGATTTCGGAAAGAGTAGTTTATTGAGCAAAGAGGGTCGGGTAATAGAATTAGAATATGATGACTTTGTTTTTCTTAATATTTATTTCCCAAACGGTGGTGCCAGCGACGAGCGGTTAGATTTTAAATTGCGGTTTTATGGCGAGTTTTTAAATTATATTAAAAAGCTGAAGAAACCGGTCATTTTCTGTGGTGATGTGAATACGGCTCACGGTGAAATAGATTTGGCTCGACCAAAAGAGAATGTGAATAATTCGGGCTTTATGTTAATCGAGCGAGAATGGTTGGATAAATTATCTACCGCTGGTTTTACCGATACATTTCGACACTTTTACCCGAAGAAGTTGGAGCAGTATACCTGGTGGGATCAGAAAACTCGGGCGCGTGATCGTAATGTTGGCTGGCGGATCGATTATTTTTATGCCAGTAAAGATTTGGAAAATAAGCTTGGCGGGGCATTTATTTTAAGTGATGTTTTGGGTTCGGATCATTGTCCGGTTGGTTTAGAAATTGACTTGTAA
- a CDS encoding RNA polymerase sigma factor, whose amino-acid sequence MNVINSVRSNDYQSDEALLARSIGEPQCFAELVARYEPAFFRKGRNIIKDEDVLTDAVQDALVKIYLNARKFQARPGASFRSWAYRIFLNTCFTVYRREKREKEFFSTLDPELLALAPDEKILSHESRWAFNDLLVLISRLPKILRRVAELHLVEGYSQEEVARLEGASIGTIRTRLHRARKLLQTYVPVT is encoded by the coding sequence ATGAATGTTATCAATAGTGTGAGGTCGAACGATTACCAATCAGACGAAGCGTTGTTGGCTCGCTCTATCGGCGAGCCGCAATGTTTCGCCGAACTGGTGGCCCGTTATGAGCCAGCTTTCTTCCGTAAGGGTCGGAATATTATCAAGGATGAAGATGTTCTCACTGATGCGGTGCAGGATGCTTTGGTCAAGATTTATCTAAACGCCAGAAAATTTCAAGCGAGACCAGGAGCATCTTTCCGTTCTTGGGCTTATCGCATTTTTCTCAATACCTGTTTCACAGTTTATCGTAGGGAAAAAAGAGAGAAGGAATTTTTTTCTACTCTTGATCCAGAGTTGCTGGCCCTTGCTCCCGATGAGAAAATTTTATCACACGAGTCACGCTGGGCCTTCAATGACCTCCTCGTCTTAATTTCACGTTTACCGAAAATTTTACGTCGTGTGGCTGAGCTTCATTTGGTCGAGGGTTATTCGCAAGAGGAGGTGGCGAGATTGGAGGGGGCTTCTATTGGTACCATTCGTACTCGTCTTCATCGAGCTCGCAAGCTTCTCCAGACCTATGTCCCAGTCACTTAA
- the ruvA gene encoding Holliday junction branch migration protein RuvA has translation MIGQLTGQVSHRGDRFVILEVAGVGYHVNLSSETLKRVEKEQSGVKFWTYLAVRENALDLYGFLERRELEFFELLISVSGIGPKSAITILSLAPPETLEKAITSGDAGYLTKVSGIGKKSAEKIVLELKDKLGSIAGLSDSELRGESEAIEALQALGYSLREAREALKNVPDTIIDTGEKVKQALKKLGK, from the coding sequence ATGATTGGGCAACTGACTGGGCAAGTGTCACACAGGGGCGACCGGTTTGTGATTCTGGAAGTGGCCGGTGTAGGCTACCACGTTAATCTTTCCTCAGAAACACTGAAGCGGGTGGAAAAAGAACAAAGCGGTGTTAAATTCTGGACTTATTTAGCGGTTAGGGAAAACGCTTTGGATCTATATGGTTTTCTCGAACGGCGGGAGTTGGAATTTTTTGAGCTGTTGATTTCCGTCTCAGGAATTGGTCCGAAAAGTGCAATCACCATCCTCTCTCTCGCCCCGCCAGAAACTTTAGAAAAAGCGATTACCTCCGGCGATGCCGGTTACCTGACGAAGGTTTCTGGGATCGGCAAGAAAAGTGCAGAGAAAATTGTGTTGGAGTTGAAAGATAAGTTGGGCAGTATCGCGGGTTTAAGCGACTCTGAACTACGCGGTGAAAGCGAGGCAATCGAAGCCCTCCAAGCTCTTGGTTACTCGCTTCGAGAAGCGCGTGAGGCATTAAAAAATGTCCCCGACACTATTATTGACACCGGTGAGAAAGTAAAACAAGCCCTGAAAAAATTGGGTAAATAA
- the mutM gene encoding DNA-formamidopyrimidine glycosylase, producing the protein MPELPEVETLRRELAIIAGKRIKSTTVFSRQLENKKILGLDRRAKILIITLSDKRKLLIHLKMTGQLIFVPKKGQVILGGHPQENPFKYTRAIFEFTDKSKLYFNDLRKFGWIKLLNESETENILNKHGVEPLSRDFTLSHFQSLLKKYPNRKIKQFLLDQSLIAGLGNIYVDESCFSAKILPTRIVKSLTPVERKNLHSGIVKILKLSVSKKGTSAKNYVRSDGTKGGFVPYLKVYGRKGEGCKRCKKTAITKIKLAGRGTHFCKNCQK; encoded by the coding sequence ATGCCCGAACTACCAGAAGTTGAGACGCTTAGACGCGAGCTCGCGATAATTGCCGGCAAGAGAATCAAGTCGACAACTGTCTTTTCTCGTCAATTAGAGAACAAAAAAATACTCGGCCTAGACCGGCGGGCCAAGATATTGATTATTACTCTTTCTGATAAACGAAAGCTGCTTATCCATCTCAAGATGACTGGTCAACTTATTTTTGTCCCCAAGAAGGGCCAAGTCATACTTGGTGGCCACCCACAGGAAAACCCATTCAAATATACTCGCGCTATTTTTGAATTCACCGATAAATCAAAGCTGTATTTCAACGATTTACGTAAATTTGGTTGGATAAAATTGCTAAATGAATCGGAAACAGAAAACATTTTAAACAAACATGGCGTAGAGCCACTTAGCAGAGACTTCACCCTATCGCACTTCCAAAGTTTACTGAAAAAGTATCCGAATCGGAAAATAAAGCAATTCCTCCTAGACCAGAGTCTCATCGCTGGTTTGGGAAATATCTACGTGGATGAAAGTTGTTTCTCGGCCAAAATTCTTCCAACCAGAATTGTCAAAAGTTTAACTCCAGTGGAACGAAAAAACCTACACTCCGGAATCGTAAAGATCCTTAAGCTTTCCGTTAGTAAAAAGGGAACTTCGGCAAAAAATTACGTACGAAGCGACGGAACCAAGGGCGGTTTCGTCCCCTATCTCAAAGTTTACGGCCGAAAAGGTGAAGGGTGTAAGCGCTGTAAGAAAACGGCAATCACAAAAATAAAACTTGCTGGCAGGGGCACGCATTTCTGCAAGAATTGCCAGAAATAA
- a CDS encoding MgtC/SapB family protein translates to MLVTVSSNWDIIIKLVLAVVLGGALGIERTLAGKTAGMRTYALVSLGSALFIIVSTLVAQQYIAQGIRSFDPLRVASQIVVGIGFLGAGSIIFRDGARKLSGLTTAAGIWVSSGIGMAIGFGFFTLGLLVSILTLLIFTVFWSLEQKLTSGGIGYDENGKS, encoded by the coding sequence ATGCTAGTAACCGTTTCATCTAACTGGGACATTATCATCAAGCTGGTCCTAGCCGTGGTTCTGGGTGGGGCACTTGGGATTGAGAGGACGCTGGCGGGTAAAACAGCCGGTATGCGTACTTACGCCCTCGTCTCTCTTGGCTCGGCTCTCTTTATCATCGTTTCCACCTTAGTCGCCCAACAGTACATTGCCCAAGGAATTCGCAGTTTTGATCCGCTCCGTGTTGCCTCGCAGATTGTGGTTGGTATCGGATTTCTCGGTGCGGGTTCCATTATTTTCCGTGATGGAGCGCGCAAATTGAGTGGTTTAACCACGGCAGCCGGGATCTGGGTTTCGTCCGGAATTGGCATGGCGATTGGTTTCGGTTTTTTCACTCTTGGTCTTCTTGTGAGTATTCTCACTCTGCTTATTTTTACCGTTTTTTGGTCACTAGAGCAGAAGCTTACATCTGGTGGTATCGGTTATGACGAAAACGGAAAGTCTTAA
- a CDS encoding RNA methyltransferase, producing MLNIVLILHNIRSAHNVGSIFRTAEGAGLKKVYLTGYTPMPKDKFERVNKEIAKTALGAEKIMEWRKFDNLETLISKLKKENFEIVALEQDRRAVDYRKAKFDGDIALILGNEVGGVDPEIIQLCDHVIEIPMRGEKESLNVGVAAGIAIFRLLNV from the coding sequence ATGCTTAACATTGTTCTCATTTTACACAATATTCGAAGTGCTCACAATGTGGGTTCGATTTTCCGAACCGCGGAAGGGGCGGGGCTTAAGAAGGTTTATCTCACTGGCTATACACCAATGCCTAAAGATAAGTTTGAGCGGGTAAATAAAGAAATTGCCAAAACGGCACTGGGCGCAGAGAAAATTATGGAATGGAGAAAGTTTGATAATTTGGAAACCCTAATTTCAAAACTGAAAAAAGAAAATTTTGAGATTGTCGCGCTGGAACAAGACAGGAGAGCGGTTGATTACAGGAAGGCAAAATTTGATGGTGATATTGCTCTGATTCTCGGCAACGAAGTTGGCGGGGTTGATCCAGAAATTATCCAACTTTGTGACCATGTTATTGAGATTCCGATGAGGGGAGAGAAAGAGTCGTTGAACGTGGGCGTGGCGGCAGGGATTGCGATTTTCAGACTTCTAAACGTTTAG
- the rplS gene encoding 50S ribosomal protein L19 — protein MINEKRAKLDLRSGYTVRVWQKIQEKGKTRLQAFEGLILSRKHGQEPGATFTVRRVVGGIGVEKVFPLYSPNIDRIEVVKKARVRRSKLYYVREKAAKEIRRQMRNYVIVKPEEAVKKEAPTEETVVAA, from the coding sequence ATGATTAACGAAAAAAGAGCAAAACTAGATCTCCGTTCAGGCTATACCGTTCGTGTCTGGCAAAAGATTCAGGAAAAGGGAAAAACTCGCTTACAGGCTTTCGAGGGTCTAATCCTTTCTCGCAAACACGGCCAGGAGCCGGGGGCAACATTCACCGTGCGTCGCGTCGTGGGTGGCATTGGCGTAGAGAAAGTCTTCCCACTCTATTCACCGAATATTGATCGAATTGAGGTTGTGAAAAAAGCTCGCGTTCGTCGATCTAAACTCTATTACGTACGCGAGAAAGCGGCCAAGGAAATCCGCCGTCAAATGCGCAACTATGTGATCGTCAAGCCAGAAGAGGCGGTAAAGAAAGAGGCACCAACGGAAGAAACAGTCGTTGCGGCTTAA